From the genome of Penaeus chinensis breed Huanghai No. 1 chromosome 13, ASM1920278v2, whole genome shotgun sequence:
agagagagagagagagagagagagagagagagaggagagagagagagagaggagagagagagagagagagagagagagagagagagagagagagagagagagagagagagagagagagagaggagagagagagagagagagaggagagagagaggagagagagagagagagagagagagagagagagagagagagagagaggagagagagagagagagagagagagagagagagagagagagagagagagagagagagagagagagagagagagagagagagagagagagagagagagagagagaggagagagagagagagagagagagagagagagagagagagagagagagagagatgagagagaggagatgagagagagagaatgatgagagagagagagagagagagagagagagagagagagagagagagaggatgagaagaagagaggagaggagagagaggagagagaagagagaagagagagagagaagagagagagagaggagagagagtagagagagagagaagagagagagaagagagaggagagagagagagagagagagagagaggagagagagagaggaagagaggagagagagaggagagagagagagagagatgaggagagagaggaggagaggagagagagagatgagggagagagagagagaggagagagagagagagaggagagagagagagaggagagagggagagagagagagagagagagagagagagagagagagagagagagagagagaggagagagagagagagagagagagaggagagagagagagagagagagagagagagagagagaggagagagagagagagagagagagagagagagagagagagagagaggagagagagagagagagagagagagagagaggagagagagagagagagaggagagagagaggagagagagagagagagaggagagagagagagagaggagagagagagagagagagagagagagagagagaggagagagagagagaggagagagagagagagagagagagaggagagagagagagagagaggagagagagaggagagagagaggagagagagagagagagaggagagagagaggagagagagagagagagagggagagagaggagagagagagagagagagagagagaggagagagagagagagagagagagagagagagagaggagagagagagagagagagagagagagagagagagagagagagagagagagagagagagagagagagagagagagagagagagagagagagagagagagagagaggagagagaggagagagaggagagagagaggagagagagagagagaggagagagaggagagagagagagagagagagagaggagagagagagagagagagagagagaggagagagaggaggagagagagagagaggagagagaggagagagagagagagagagagagagagaggagagagagagagagtgaggagagagagagagaggagagagagagagagtgaggagagagagagagagagagagagagagagagagagagagagagagagagagagagggagagagaaggagagagagagagggagggagagagaaaggagagagagagagagagagagagagagagcgaggagagagagagagagagtgagagaggggagagagagagagagagagggagagagagagagagagagagagagagagggaggaggagagaggagagagagagagagagtgagagagagagagagagagagagagagagagagagagagagagaggggagaaaagagagagagagagagaggggagaaagagagagagagagagagagagagagagagagagagagagagagagagagagagagagagagagagagagagagagagagagagagagagagagagagagagaggagagagaaagaaagagcgaggagagagagagagcgagcgagcgaggagagagagagagagcgagcgagagagagagagagagagagagagagagagagagagagagaggaagtagagagagagggggggggggtatataacgGTTTGGAAATCTGGTGGAACATGATGATCGTTTGTTTTAATTTGGTGGCGCTATTCATATTACTCATTTACACTAAATACGTTGAAATTTTAATTTTGGCACAAATTTTATTATAGTAATCAGTAATATGTTTTTTTAGAACTATGAATTTTGTAAACTGTGCTGGAAAAATTTCATTGGTTCATGATATTTCATACATATCGCGcactagtatgtgtgtgtatatatatatatatatatatatatatatatatatatatacatacatatatacatatatacatatatacatatatacacatacatacacacatacactatatttgtctatgtatgtacttatgtatgtgcgtatgtgtcccTGCAGGCGCTGAAGGTGCCCTATGTGGCGTGCTGCGGAGGCACGGATGTGAACGAGTGCCTGCAGGTCCCGGCCATGAACGCCGTCATGCAGGAGGCCGTGGCGGGGGCGGTGAGCCTCCTCGCCTTCACGGCCGACATGAAAGAGGCTGCGCTGGCTGCCTGGGTGCGCCTCCTCCGTCTCTATAACAGCTTAAGAAATGAAATTTAAAGGAAAAGAGGTTTTGTGTTGCTCTCGACTCCTGGCTGACACTTGGCGCCAGATGGAAGTAGTTTTCAATCGTTCTAGAGGACGGCGTCATTTGTTATTGTAACTAATTTTGCTGCTTAGATCATCTGTCTTGCTGTCATTTATATCATGGTGCTCGTCTTGGCAATAAAATGTAATCGTTGGTAGCGATACAATTAGGTTATGTTTTATTGTTACGATTACCAGTACCACCATCACAGTGATAAATATTaacaagattattataattatgatgatgctgatgatttgATGTGCAAGATTTTACGTAGCACTAATACTTTTATTGGCTTTGTGATGAGCACCTtttacaaatagaaaaaatataaataatctccCCGTTCGCTGTTTTACAGTAATGAAAATCTATTGCCTTCGCCCTATTTCCCTGCAGCCGTTTCTCCAGCCCGAGCGTGTGAGGGTGCTCCCGCAGGCGGTGTCAGTGTGCCCCGATGACGCCTTCGATGTGGCTCATTTCTTGAAGTCGCTGGACGGAGACCAAGCTAAGCAAGCGGAGACAGTGAGTGAAAGTTTTTACGAGATCAGGGAAAGAGGATTAGTTCCAGGACAAACCTCGGTTCCTTTCAACGGTCCTTCGTCTACTATTACACAAGGTGTTCCGAGGACGCAGTCAAGAATGCCACGGGACGTGGGATACCCACTGATAGTGTTGATAGCAGGACTTCGACCAGTTAAGGTATATACCAGTCATACCTCTCTCTATTACGTGCGCTTGCTCACTCTCTTTGGGAAACTGTCCATAATCACATTTTTCTCTACCCAGTGTAACACGTATCACTTTTGCAGGACGTACTGTATGTAGCTGAGGCTTGGAGCAACTGGAATGCTGAGCGAGAGGGCCGAGGAAGGCTACTCATCATGGGCCCCGCTCTCGATGCTCACTATGCCCGCCAGGTTCACTCTGAGGCATCCAGGTGAGAttttcctaccccccttcctccccaagtATTTCTACGGGCCCGTCGGCATCTTCCTTTCGCTTTCCTGTTTACGGCCCTGTAAGACAACATTGAATTAAGAAATGTTTGCGGTCACAAGTGACCTGAACTATTACGGATCAGATTATGCTTGCGATCAACTTAGGGCTTTTCATTACAGATGGTGCGGTGTAAGGGTAGCAGACAGCCTGAAGCCACCTGAGTGCCACGCAGTTATCGCAAGTGCCACTGTGTTGTTAAACTCCTCCTTGAGTGAAGGCATGTCTGCAGCTGTACTGGAGGCCATGGCCTTGGGTGAGTGGCCGTCTTTTGGGCTGTCGCTCTCTCTTAGAGACCCTCCAAAatttctttaaattatttttgttacgATTTGTGTTGGCAAGGCAAGTAACCGTCTTCCTGGGAGCCTTGACCCCAAATGTATGTTTTATTAATCCAGTGGTCTTATGGGACATAACCTGCTTTAGTAAGCCTACCATCGAATGGATACCCTTTTTTCTGG
Proteins encoded in this window:
- the LOC125031832 gene encoding glycosyltransferase 1 domain-containing protein 1-like isoform X1, encoding MEAHTESPQKPLLVLMVGKSRVRETGNATTLERLRAHVEASGWSCDLRDPEDLPDAAAVTAAVASCDVVLGLHLYRSGLVLAACRALKVPYVACCGGTDVNECLQVPAMNAVMQEAVAGAVSLLAFTADMKEAALAAWPFLQPERVRVLPQAVSVCPDDAFDVAHFLKSLDGDQAKQAETVSESFYEIRERGLVPGQTSVPFNGPSSTITQGVPRTQSRMPRDVGYPLIVLIAGLRPVKDVLYVAEAWSNWNAEREGRGRLLIMGPALDAHYARQVHSEASRWCGVRVADSLKPPECHAVIASATVLLNSSLSEGMSAAVLEAMALGTPVLARDIPGNRAVVRHGETGMLFSCPDTFVQQLNRLLDEPALVAAVTANAKAYVAARHHPREEAATLSIVLREAAVRRQNADWQEELV
- the LOC125031832 gene encoding glycosyltransferase 1 domain-containing protein 1-like isoform X2 produces the protein MYLFRAHVEASGWSCDLRDPEDLPDAAAVTAAVASCDVVLGLHLYRSGLVLAACRALKVPYVACCGGTDVNECLQVPAMNAVMQEAVAGAVSLLAFTADMKEAALAAWPFLQPERVRVLPQAVSVCPDDAFDVAHFLKSLDGDQAKQAETVSESFYEIRERGLVPGQTSVPFNGPSSTITQGVPRTQSRMPRDVGYPLIVLIAGLRPVKDVLYVAEAWSNWNAEREGRGRLLIMGPALDAHYARQVHSEASRWCGVRVADSLKPPECHAVIASATVLLNSSLSEGMSAAVLEAMALGTPVLARDIPGNRAVVRHGETGMLFSCPDTFVQQLNRLLDEPALVAAVTANAKAYVAARHHPREEAATLSIVLREAAVRRQNADWQEELV